The following are encoded in a window of Pongo abelii isolate AG06213 chromosome 16, NHGRI_mPonAbe1-v2.0_pri, whole genome shotgun sequence genomic DNA:
- the LOC100431578 gene encoding cyclic AMP-dependent transcription factor ATF-4-like: protein MLEKMDLKEFDFDALLGIDDLETMPDDFLTTLDDTCDLFDPLVQETNKEPPQTVNPMGHLPESLTKPDQVAPFTFLQPLPLSPGVLSSTPDHSFRLELGSEVDITEGDRRPDSTAYVAMIPQCKKEEDTPSDNDSGICMSPESYLGSPQHSPSTRGSPNRSLPSPGVLCGSACPKPYDPPGEKMVAAKVKGEKLDKLKKMEQNKTAATRYSKKRAEQEALTGECKALEKKNEALKERADSLAKEIQYPKDLIEEVRKARGKKRVP from the coding sequence ATGTTGGAGAAAATGGATTTGAAGGAGTTCGACTTTGATGCCCTGTTGGGTATAGATGACCTGGAAACCATGCCAGATGACTTTTTGACCACGTTGGATGACACCTGTGATCTCTTTGACCCTCTAGTCCAGGAGACTAATAAGGAGCCCCCCCAGACGGTGAACCCAATGGGCCATCTCCCAGAAAGTTTAACAAAACCTGACCAGGTTGCCCCCTTCACCTTCTTGCAACCTCTTCCCCTTTCCCCAGGGGTCCTGTCCTCCACTCCAGATCATTCCTTTCGTTTAGAACTGGGCAGTGAAGTGGATATCACTGAAGGAGATAGGAGGCCAGACTCCACTGCTTACGTTGCCATGATCCCTCAGTGCAAAAAGGAGGAAGACACCCCTTCAGATAATGATAGTGGCATCTGTATGAGCCCAGAGTCCTATCTGGGGTCTCCTCAGCATAGCCCCTCTACCAGGGGCTCTCCAAATAGGAGCCTCCCATCTCCAGGTGTTCTCTGTGGGTCTGCCTGCCCCAAACCTTACGATCCTCCTGGAGAGAAGATGGTAGCAGCAAAAGTAAAGGGTGAGAAACTGGATAAGCTGAAAAAAATGGAGCAAAACAAGACAGCAGCCACTAGGTACAGCAAGAAGAGGGCGGAGCAGGAGGCTCTCACTGGCGAGTGCAAAGCGCTGGAAAAGAAGAACGAGGCTCTAAAAGAGAGGGCGGATTCCCTGGCCAAGGAGATCCAGTACCCGAAAGATTTGATAGAAGAGGTCCGCAAGGCAAGGGGGAAGAAAAGGGTCCCCTAG